The Pseudarthrobacter sp. NS4 genome includes a window with the following:
- a CDS encoding ChaB family protein yields MPKTGRNDHARKDELPSTLQRSEQKAQDTFAKTYDSALESYDNDESRAARAAYASLKHSYEKVGDHWEPKEERGPSDKRAEEGIQSSEPTAGGVNANASKEHLYKLAKELDVKGRSKMDKGELVKALQKANDAATRKARK; encoded by the coding sequence ATGCCGAAGACCGGCAGGAATGATCACGCCCGCAAGGACGAGCTTCCTTCGACGCTGCAGCGCTCTGAGCAGAAAGCCCAGGACACCTTCGCGAAAACCTACGATTCCGCCCTTGAGTCCTACGACAATGACGAAAGCCGGGCCGCCAGGGCGGCATATGCATCCCTGAAGCACAGCTACGAAAAGGTGGGCGACCACTGGGAACCGAAGGAAGAGCGGGGCCCCTCGGACAAACGCGCGGAGGAAGGCATCCAGTCCTCCGAACCCACCGCAGGGGGCGTGAACGCGAACGCCTCCAAGGAGCACCTCTACAAGCTTGCCAAGGAACTGGACGTCAAGGGCCGCTCGAAGATGGACAAGGGCGAACTGGTCAAGGCGCTGCAGAAGGCCAACGACGCAGCCACCCGCAAGGCAAGGAAATAG
- a CDS encoding FAD-binding oxidoreductase, with product MGSVVDGLEGILAAGQVDVTETALHRYAVDQAPIIDFQLPLAVVFPESVADVQAVVQACAAAGVAVVARGAGTGVSGGAHATENCVIMSLERMDRILALSPDDETAVVEPGVVNAVLNEAAAVHGLMYAPDPASFRTSTIGGNVATNAGGLRCAKYGVTRDSVLALDVVLADGSLLHTGHQTFKGVAGYDLTGLFVGSEGTLGIVVGVTVRLKYLPKDVHTVAAFYPDFRSAAAGVLAVGKARVQPAIMELLDGGTLAQLDDIHGSDLTARGRSLLLVQTDGFGAAAEAEVVREVLRAGGAVVTTEASAEAERLVELRRHSRGVEVDDEYRVGEDVAVPRSRLVDYVAALEAMAAREEVHLKVVAHAGDGNLHPTFWIDRYASGVDAAAMARLQQVLDESITAALAMGGTITGEHGVGQYKLRWLGQEQPEPLRELQRRIKELFDPAGILNPGKAI from the coding sequence GTGGGAAGTGTGGTTGACGGGCTCGAAGGCATCCTGGCCGCTGGGCAGGTGGACGTGACAGAGACTGCACTCCACCGGTACGCCGTGGACCAGGCGCCCATCATCGACTTCCAGTTGCCCTTGGCTGTGGTCTTCCCGGAGTCAGTAGCCGATGTACAGGCGGTGGTGCAGGCGTGCGCCGCTGCCGGTGTGGCGGTGGTGGCGCGCGGCGCGGGAACCGGAGTGTCCGGCGGTGCCCATGCAACAGAGAATTGCGTCATCATGTCCCTGGAACGGATGGACCGCATCCTCGCGCTTAGTCCGGACGATGAGACAGCCGTGGTGGAGCCGGGAGTAGTCAACGCCGTGCTCAATGAGGCAGCGGCCGTGCACGGCCTCATGTACGCGCCGGATCCTGCAAGCTTCCGGACGTCGACCATCGGCGGCAACGTGGCCACCAACGCCGGCGGGCTGCGCTGCGCCAAGTACGGCGTGACCAGGGACTCTGTGCTTGCCCTCGACGTGGTGCTGGCGGACGGTTCGCTTCTCCACACCGGTCACCAAACCTTCAAGGGAGTGGCCGGCTATGACCTCACCGGGCTGTTCGTGGGGTCTGAGGGAACGCTGGGCATCGTAGTGGGTGTCACCGTACGCCTGAAATACCTGCCGAAGGACGTGCATACCGTGGCGGCCTTCTACCCTGACTTCCGTTCGGCGGCAGCGGGCGTTCTGGCAGTAGGGAAGGCCCGCGTCCAGCCCGCCATCATGGAACTGCTCGACGGCGGCACCCTGGCCCAGCTTGATGATATCCACGGTTCCGACCTGACCGCCCGGGGCCGGTCCCTGCTCCTGGTGCAAACGGACGGGTTCGGCGCCGCCGCCGAGGCCGAGGTCGTGCGCGAAGTGCTGCGGGCAGGCGGGGCAGTCGTCACCACTGAAGCCAGTGCCGAAGCCGAACGCCTCGTGGAGCTCCGGCGGCACAGCAGGGGCGTGGAGGTGGACGACGAATACCGGGTGGGCGAGGACGTCGCCGTTCCGCGCTCACGCCTGGTGGACTATGTTGCCGCACTGGAAGCCATGGCAGCGCGCGAGGAAGTGCACCTTAAGGTGGTGGCGCATGCCGGGGACGGCAATTTGCACCCCACGTTCTGGATCGACCGGTATGCCAGCGGTGTTGATGCTGCAGCAATGGCAAGGCTTCAGCAGGTCCTGGATGAATCCATCACCGCAGCCCTGGCCATGGGCGGCACCATTACGGGGGAGCACGGTGTGGGCCAGTACAAGCTGCGGTGGCTGGGCCAGGAGCAGCCGGAACCGCTGCGGGAGCTGCAGCGCAGAATCAAGGAACTGTTCGACCCTGCCGGCATCCTGAACCCCGGGAAAGCGATCTAG
- the otsB gene encoding trehalose-phosphatase — MTPDGRPKNPLALSPELREAIRRIARTEHLLVAMDFDGTMAPIVGHADDARPLPRAAAAFAGLAVLPRTTTALISGRALASLRAVASPPVDSLLIGSHGAEAWLGPGSTGLTLDDGQQALLAEVRAILAEIVEEAPGTMLEDKPAGVVLHTRLAADDVAQDAVAAARSLLQDRKGVFLKDGKRVLETSIVNASKGEGVTFLRQITGATAVLFAGDDTTDEDALARLNPGDVGVKVGLDFTQAQYRVEAPVHVAELLEALLQARSIAVAEEDPQAASG, encoded by the coding sequence ATGACTCCTGACGGCCGTCCCAAGAATCCGCTGGCACTGTCGCCGGAACTCCGCGAAGCCATCCGGCGCATCGCCCGCACCGAGCACCTTCTGGTGGCCATGGACTTCGACGGAACCATGGCGCCCATCGTCGGACATGCCGATGACGCACGCCCACTCCCGCGTGCGGCCGCAGCCTTCGCAGGACTTGCCGTGCTTCCGCGGACGACGACGGCGCTCATCTCGGGACGCGCCCTCGCCAGCCTGCGTGCCGTGGCGTCGCCACCGGTGGACTCGCTGCTCATCGGCAGCCACGGGGCAGAAGCGTGGCTGGGACCGGGATCCACCGGGCTGACCCTGGATGACGGGCAGCAGGCTCTGCTGGCCGAGGTCCGGGCCATCCTGGCGGAAATCGTTGAGGAAGCCCCTGGCACCATGCTGGAGGACAAGCCGGCTGGCGTGGTGCTGCATACCCGGCTCGCCGCCGACGACGTGGCCCAGGACGCGGTGGCGGCTGCACGCTCACTGCTGCAGGACCGCAAGGGAGTCTTCCTGAAAGACGGAAAACGGGTTCTTGAAACGTCGATCGTCAACGCTTCAAAGGGCGAGGGCGTGACGTTCCTGCGGCAGATCACGGGAGCCACCGCCGTGCTGTTTGCCGGCGATGACACCACCGACGAGGATGCCCTGGCCCGGCTCAACCCCGGAGACGTGGGCGTGAAGGTGGGGCTGGACTTCACCCAGGCGCAGTATCGCGTGGAAGCTCCGGTCCATGTGGCAGAGCTGCTGGAGGCGCTCCTGCAGGCCCGGAGCATCGCCGTGGCAGAAGAGGATCCGCAGGCCGCCTCCGGCTAA
- a CDS encoding LacI family DNA-binding transcriptional regulator — protein MSVATVSRALSGKANVSPRSRELARTAAQELGFVPSYHASSLASGRNHNIGLVVPYVHRWYFSTVLEGVSEALLDAGYDLTLYNVGDQPERRSSVLSDFLLRKRLDAVIAVALVLSEDEIQQLLAVHRPIVGIGGTLPGASTIRIDDERLARLATDHLIRLGHTRIAHMTGDAELNRDFKLPGIRQAGYESAMEAAGLSVHPEWQVAADFTIQGAYASARRLLGTATERPTAVFAASDEMAMGTILAARDFGLQVPQDLSVVGMDGHELGETFGLTTVSQDPRGQGRLAARTALELLDDARKESDGGSAPRVAADQEYPAEFVVRNSTAVPPAGATREL, from the coding sequence TTGTCAGTGGCCACTGTGTCGCGGGCGCTCAGCGGCAAGGCGAACGTTTCCCCGCGGAGCCGCGAGCTGGCCCGCACGGCGGCGCAGGAGCTCGGCTTCGTCCCCTCCTACCATGCCTCCAGCCTTGCCTCAGGCCGCAACCACAACATCGGGCTGGTGGTGCCGTATGTGCACCGGTGGTACTTCTCGACGGTGCTGGAGGGGGTCTCCGAGGCCCTGCTGGACGCCGGCTACGACCTGACGCTGTACAACGTGGGCGACCAGCCGGAACGGCGCAGCAGCGTGCTGAGCGATTTTTTGCTGCGGAAGCGCCTGGACGCCGTGATTGCGGTTGCCCTGGTGCTCAGTGAAGACGAAATTCAGCAGTTGCTTGCTGTCCACCGTCCCATTGTCGGCATCGGTGGAACCCTGCCGGGCGCTTCCACAATCAGGATCGACGACGAGCGCCTGGCCCGGCTGGCCACCGACCATCTGATCCGGCTCGGGCACACGCGCATCGCCCACATGACCGGCGATGCGGAGCTGAACCGCGACTTCAAGCTGCCGGGCATCCGCCAGGCCGGCTATGAGTCGGCCATGGAGGCTGCAGGATTATCGGTGCATCCGGAATGGCAAGTCGCAGCAGATTTCACTATCCAGGGAGCCTACGCCTCCGCCCGCCGCCTGCTTGGTACGGCAACTGAGCGACCCACCGCTGTCTTCGCGGCCTCTGACGAAATGGCCATGGGCACAATCCTGGCCGCACGCGACTTCGGGCTGCAGGTCCCACAGGACCTTTCCGTGGTGGGCATGGACGGGCACGAGCTTGGCGAGACGTTCGGGCTCACCACCGTCAGCCAGGATCCGCGGGGGCAGGGGCGCCTCGCTGCGAGGACTGCCCTGGAGCTGCTGGATGATGCCCGGAAAGAGTCCGACGGCGGGTCGGCGCCCCGCGTTGCTGCTGACCAGGAATACCCGGCCGAGTTTGTGGTCCGTAACAGCACCGCCGTGCCGCCGGCAGGGGCTACCAGGGAGCTGTAG
- a CDS encoding ABC transporter ATP-binding protein has protein sequence MATVTFDNATRLYPGTEKPAVDKLNIDIADGEFLVLVGPSGCGKSTSLRMLAGLEDVNAGRILIGDRDVTDVPPKDRDIAMVFQNYALYPHMTVADNMGFALKIAGVSKEERAERVREAAKLLDLEAYLDRKPKALSGGQRQRVAMGRAIVRNPQVFLMDEPLSNLDAKLRVQTRTQIASLTRRLGVTTVYVTHDQVEAMTMGDRVAVLKDGLLMQVDTPRNLYDKPKNVFVAGFIGSPAMNLLELPVVDGGVQFGGTVYPVPRNVLEEAHGSTVTLGSRPEDLEQAAHGEGLQVEVDVVEELGADAYVYGHTTLDGKDHDIVARVDGRRPPMKGETIYVRPQSGHVHLFDTKTGLRLGD, from the coding sequence GTGGCTACAGTTACTTTTGATAACGCTACGCGTCTGTACCCGGGCACAGAAAAGCCCGCCGTCGATAAGCTCAACATCGACATCGCCGATGGCGAATTCCTGGTCCTCGTTGGACCCTCCGGCTGCGGCAAGTCCACCTCCCTGCGCATGCTCGCAGGACTTGAGGACGTCAACGCAGGCCGCATCCTGATCGGCGACCGCGATGTCACCGATGTTCCCCCGAAGGACCGCGACATCGCGATGGTTTTCCAGAACTACGCGCTGTACCCGCACATGACTGTGGCCGACAACATGGGCTTCGCCCTGAAGATCGCCGGCGTCTCCAAGGAAGAGCGGGCCGAGCGCGTCCGCGAAGCCGCCAAGCTCCTCGACCTCGAGGCCTACCTGGACCGCAAGCCGAAGGCCCTCTCCGGCGGCCAGCGCCAGCGTGTTGCCATGGGCCGCGCCATCGTGCGTAACCCGCAGGTCTTCCTGATGGACGAGCCGCTGTCCAACCTGGACGCCAAGCTCCGTGTCCAGACCCGTACCCAGATCGCATCCCTCACCCGCCGCCTGGGCGTCACCACGGTATACGTGACCCACGACCAGGTCGAGGCAATGACGATGGGTGACCGCGTGGCTGTGCTGAAGGACGGCCTGCTGATGCAGGTGGACACCCCCCGCAACCTTTACGACAAGCCGAAGAACGTTTTCGTGGCCGGCTTCATCGGTTCCCCCGCCATGAACTTGCTCGAGCTCCCCGTCGTCGACGGCGGCGTCCAGTTCGGCGGTACCGTCTACCCCGTACCGCGCAACGTCCTCGAAGAGGCCCACGGCAGCACCGTCACTTTGGGATCACGCCCCGAGGACCTGGAGCAGGCCGCGCACGGTGAAGGCCTCCAGGTAGAGGTGGACGTCGTTGAAGAACTCGGTGCTGACGCCTACGTCTACGGCCACACCACGCTGGACGGCAAGGACCACGACATCGTGGCACGCGTCGACGGCCGCCGCCCCCCGATGAAGGGCGAAACCATCTACGTCCGTCCGCAGTCGGGCCACGTGCACCTGTTCGACACCAAGACCGGCCTGCGCCTGGGCGACTAA
- a CDS encoding glycoside hydrolase family 13 protein translates to MSVETVTTDTSLEAGPLTLIHAADSIPGWWRSAVIYQVYPRSFRDLNGDGIGDLAGITEELPQLADLGVDAVWLSPFYRSPQRDAGYDVSDYCDVDPIFGTLGDFDVMMAESHRLGLRVIVDLVPNHCSDQHAAFQAALAAPAGSPEREMFIFRDGTGPEGHGAPNNWQSHFGGPAWTRVAGPDGQPDQWYLHLFDSSQPDFNWDNPAVHAEFERVLRFWLDRGVSGFRVDVAHALVKAPGLPAWGGRADGGSSDGFPGHEAPMFGQPALHDIYRNWRQILDQYGPDRILCAEANVDPLPRLANWVRPDQMHQAFNFPYLHAGLDVHRLRAVITDSLVALDAVGAPSTWVLSNHDVVRHASRFGYNGQGPRGGDGIGPADPQPDTALGRRRAAAASLFMLGLPGAAYLYQGEELGLPDGVDIPEHQRQDPTFARTGGERLGRDGCRVPLPWRAADPHLGFGSGNDPWLPFPPSFAALARDLQAASPSSHLSLYRDILRLRRELNLGRGSLSWAEDWCTAFSLGYVNGTTLVLMNLNHEPLEMPAGHILLRSDLSGAGQFLASGETAWLRLGTDSAAE, encoded by the coding sequence ATGTCTGTCGAAACTGTGACCACCGACACTTCATTGGAAGCCGGGCCCCTGACGCTCATCCATGCTGCCGACAGTATTCCGGGCTGGTGGCGCTCCGCCGTGATCTACCAGGTGTACCCGCGCTCTTTCCGGGACCTTAACGGTGACGGCATTGGTGACCTTGCGGGCATCACGGAGGAACTGCCGCAGCTGGCGGACCTCGGCGTGGACGCTGTGTGGCTCTCGCCTTTCTACCGTTCGCCGCAACGGGATGCCGGCTACGACGTCAGCGACTACTGCGACGTAGACCCGATTTTCGGAACGCTCGGCGATTTCGACGTCATGATGGCCGAGTCCCACCGGCTGGGCCTGCGGGTCATCGTGGACCTGGTCCCCAACCACTGCTCGGACCAGCACGCCGCTTTCCAGGCCGCCCTTGCGGCACCTGCCGGAAGCCCCGAGCGCGAGATGTTCATTTTCCGCGACGGCACCGGCCCCGAAGGCCACGGGGCGCCCAATAACTGGCAGTCCCACTTTGGCGGACCCGCCTGGACCAGGGTTGCCGGTCCGGACGGCCAACCGGACCAGTGGTACCTCCACCTCTTCGATTCGTCACAGCCGGACTTCAACTGGGACAACCCTGCCGTCCACGCCGAGTTCGAACGCGTGCTCCGGTTCTGGTTGGACCGCGGGGTGTCCGGTTTCCGCGTGGACGTGGCCCATGCCCTGGTCAAAGCTCCGGGCCTGCCTGCCTGGGGCGGGCGCGCAGACGGCGGCAGCAGCGACGGGTTCCCGGGCCATGAAGCGCCCATGTTCGGGCAGCCCGCCCTGCACGACATTTACCGCAACTGGCGGCAGATCCTTGACCAGTACGGCCCGGACCGCATCCTCTGTGCGGAGGCCAACGTCGACCCACTGCCGCGGCTGGCAAACTGGGTCCGGCCGGACCAAATGCACCAGGCCTTTAACTTCCCCTACCTTCACGCCGGACTCGATGTCCACCGGCTGCGCGCGGTCATTACGGACTCATTGGTGGCACTGGACGCCGTCGGCGCACCCAGCACCTGGGTGCTGTCGAATCACGACGTCGTCCGGCACGCCAGCCGCTTCGGTTACAACGGGCAGGGTCCCCGTGGCGGGGACGGAATCGGGCCTGCGGATCCCCAGCCGGATACCGCACTCGGCCGCCGGCGTGCAGCGGCCGCTTCCCTGTTCATGCTGGGTCTTCCAGGGGCAGCCTACCTGTACCAGGGTGAAGAGCTCGGACTGCCGGACGGTGTCGACATCCCGGAGCACCAACGCCAGGACCCCACCTTCGCCCGGACGGGCGGGGAACGCCTTGGGCGTGATGGCTGCCGCGTACCGCTGCCGTGGCGGGCCGCCGATCCCCACCTTGGCTTTGGCTCCGGAAACGATCCCTGGCTGCCCTTTCCACCATCCTTCGCCGCCTTGGCGCGGGACCTCCAGGCGGCCTCCCCGTCGTCGCACCTTTCGCTGTACCGGGACATTCTCCGTCTTAGGCGCGAGTTGAACCTTGGCCGGGGATCGCTGTCCTGGGCTGAGGACTGGTGCACTGCTTTCTCCTTGGGCTACGTCAACGGCACTACGCTGGTGCTTATGAACCTCAACCACGAGCCTCTGGAGATGCCTGCCGGGCACATCCTCCTTCGCAGTGACCTGTCCGGCGCCGGCCAGTTCCTCGCTTCGGGCGAGACGGCCTGGCTCCGGCTTGGAACGGATTCCGCAGCAGAGTGA
- a CDS encoding DsbA family protein, whose protein sequence is MSPANEVRKSKAERTAEAREKARLIREAQLKKDKRNKLLIGWGIVAAVVAILAVVALVVTTSIRQNTPIADQGPVPANANINGGVTLLANNEVKKTDAATVDMANLPPKPETLPSPVVAPGAEAEEGQPVKIVAYIDFICPVCKRFEDTYNEALTGLRNEGRISLEYRPLGFLDRLSTTNYSSRAANAAACVADQAPEKYAEYVGVLFANQPAEGGAGLSDDKLKSLASDIGADINSCVDDKTFRPYVKYSTELASNTGITGTPTVFIDGKQWDGSTDLNADIQAAIDAKA, encoded by the coding sequence ATGAGCCCCGCAAACGAAGTACGTAAGTCGAAAGCTGAGCGAACTGCGGAGGCGCGCGAAAAGGCGCGCCTGATCCGCGAAGCCCAGCTGAAAAAAGACAAGCGCAATAAGCTCCTGATCGGCTGGGGCATCGTGGCGGCCGTGGTGGCTATCCTGGCGGTCGTGGCCCTGGTGGTCACCACCAGCATCCGGCAGAACACCCCCATTGCTGACCAGGGACCCGTGCCCGCCAACGCCAACATCAACGGTGGCGTTACCCTGCTGGCGAACAACGAAGTCAAGAAAACGGACGCCGCCACCGTGGACATGGCCAACCTGCCGCCCAAGCCGGAGACGCTGCCCAGCCCCGTCGTTGCCCCCGGTGCCGAGGCCGAAGAGGGCCAGCCCGTGAAGATCGTGGCGTACATCGACTTCATCTGCCCGGTCTGCAAGCGCTTCGAGGACACCTATAACGAGGCCCTGACAGGCCTTCGCAACGAAGGCAGGATTTCCCTCGAGTACCGCCCGCTGGGCTTCCTTGACCGGTTGTCCACCACCAACTACTCCTCACGGGCAGCTAACGCGGCCGCATGCGTAGCGGACCAGGCTCCGGAGAAGTACGCCGAATACGTTGGAGTCCTGTTCGCCAACCAGCCTGCAGAAGGCGGGGCAGGCCTGTCCGATGACAAGCTGAAATCCCTGGCCAGCGACATCGGTGCGGACATCAACAGCTGCGTCGACGACAAGACCTTCCGTCCCTACGTCAAGTACTCCACCGAACTGGCGTCCAACACCGGCATCACCGGCACGCCTACCGTATTCATCGACGGCAAGCAGTGGGACGGCAGCACGGACCTGAACGCCGATATCCAGGCCGCCATCGACGCAAAGGCCTAA
- a CDS encoding DUF4032 domain-containing protein: MTEEYSAQWHDEPTDYAQIGKLPRFVAASADDGKVASVSSSLNITAAAADPELLDLPWHIALEDWPAENLAALPRGISRHIVRFAHLGGSVIAIKETSEHVARHEYHMLRKLARLDVPCVEPVAVITGRTTLDGRPLNPVLVTRHLKFSMPYRALFSQMLRKDTLTRLIDAQALLMVRLHLIGFYWGDVSLSNTLFRRDAGAFAAYLVDAETGELYPDLSTGQREYDLEIARVNIAGELMDLLDGGLIEEKVDPVATSELIMDSYRRLWAELTEKESFELGERWRVGARIRRLNELGFDVEEYAIKTTQNGSTIQLQPKVVDAGHHMRRLLRLTGIDAQENQARRLLNDMDSFRADNNPDMDEEYSAHLWVSQVFEPIVRSIPRDLSGKLEPAEVVHEVLEHRWYMSEKQERHIPLAEAVQSYIDSILRHRRDEAAIMLNPDTGLLKILEVETEESRYGAEESIDEYPDADD, encoded by the coding sequence ATGACCGAGGAATACAGCGCCCAGTGGCACGATGAACCCACCGACTACGCGCAGATCGGAAAGCTGCCGCGGTTCGTGGCTGCCAGTGCCGATGACGGCAAAGTCGCCTCGGTCTCCAGTTCCCTGAACATCACCGCGGCAGCCGCTGATCCCGAACTCCTGGACCTCCCTTGGCACATTGCGTTGGAGGACTGGCCCGCCGAAAACCTCGCGGCCCTCCCCCGCGGCATCTCCCGCCACATCGTGCGTTTTGCCCACCTCGGCGGATCAGTCATCGCCATCAAGGAAACCTCCGAGCACGTCGCCCGGCACGAGTACCACATGCTCCGCAAGCTCGCCCGGCTGGACGTCCCCTGCGTGGAACCGGTGGCGGTCATCACCGGCCGTACCACCCTTGACGGGCGCCCGCTGAACCCCGTACTGGTCACCCGGCACCTCAAGTTCTCCATGCCGTACCGTGCCCTGTTCTCGCAGATGCTCCGCAAGGACACCCTTACGCGCCTCATCGACGCCCAGGCGCTGCTCATGGTGCGGCTGCACCTGATCGGCTTCTACTGGGGCGACGTGTCCCTGTCCAATACCCTGTTCCGCCGTGACGCCGGCGCTTTCGCCGCCTACCTCGTGGATGCCGAGACCGGCGAGCTGTACCCGGACCTCTCCACCGGACAGCGCGAATACGACCTGGAAATCGCCCGGGTAAACATCGCCGGCGAACTGATGGACCTGCTGGATGGCGGGCTGATCGAGGAAAAGGTGGACCCCGTGGCCACCAGTGAGCTCATCATGGACAGCTACCGCCGCCTCTGGGCGGAACTGACGGAAAAGGAATCCTTCGAACTCGGCGAGCGCTGGCGCGTAGGGGCACGCATCCGACGGCTCAATGAACTCGGCTTCGACGTCGAGGAATACGCCATCAAAACCACGCAGAACGGCTCCACCATCCAGCTGCAGCCCAAGGTTGTGGACGCCGGGCACCACATGCGCCGCCTGCTGCGGCTGACGGGTATTGACGCGCAGGAGAACCAGGCCCGCCGCCTCCTCAACGACATGGATTCCTTCCGCGCGGACAACAACCCGGACATGGACGAGGAATACAGCGCGCACCTCTGGGTCAGCCAGGTCTTTGAACCCATTGTCCGTTCCATCCCCCGCGACCTGTCCGGCAAGCTCGAACCGGCCGAAGTGGTGCACGAGGTCCTGGAGCACCGTTGGTACATGTCCGAAAAGCAGGAACGCCACATCCCGCTGGCCGAGGCCGTGCAGTCCTACATCGACTCCATCCTGCGGCACCGCAGGGACGAAGCCGCCATCATGCTCAATCCTGACACCGGTCTGCTGAAGATCCTTGAGGTGGAAACCGAGGAGTCCCGCTACGGAGCGGAAGAGTCCATCGACGAATACCCTGACGCGGACGACTAG
- a CDS encoding alpha,alpha-trehalose-phosphate synthase (UDP-forming) yields MQSPVQEKPAATAAHGAAGSSNGGETKYDFMVVSNRLPVDRCAPGESGDDGSGWRRSPGGLVTALAPMMTKTDGAWVGWHGAPDETVEPFSHGGMDLVPVQLSTDDVELYYEGFSNATLWPLYHDVIAPPEFHRTWWDAYRKVNQRFADAVVRYADHKATVWIQDYQLQLVPRLVREARPDLRIGFFNHIPFPPPEIFAQLPWRQAIIDGLLGADLVGFQRTSDAGNFMRSARRFLGASVKQQQVHVKGQNGDITHIARAQAFPISIDVQQISELAAKPEIIERARQIRQDLGNPKTILLGVDRLDYTKGIRHRLKAFEELLADGKLSVGNATLIQVASPSRERVEQYRLLREEVEGTVGHINGTYDTIENTAVRYLHHSYPVEEMVALYLAADVMLVTALRDGMNLVAKEYVTARTNNDGALVLSEFAGAADQLKQALLMNPHDIDGLKGAIMRAVDMSPRDAARRMRAMRKQILEHDVDHWSADFLHALNEKVVRDDS; encoded by the coding sequence ATGCAATCACCTGTCCAGGAAAAACCCGCCGCCACAGCTGCGCACGGCGCCGCCGGTTCAAGCAACGGCGGAGAGACCAAGTACGACTTCATGGTGGTCTCCAACAGACTGCCCGTTGACCGTTGCGCTCCGGGCGAGAGCGGGGATGACGGCTCCGGCTGGCGCCGATCCCCCGGCGGGCTGGTGACGGCACTCGCGCCCATGATGACCAAGACCGACGGCGCCTGGGTGGGCTGGCACGGGGCGCCGGACGAGACGGTGGAACCGTTCAGCCACGGGGGCATGGACCTGGTGCCTGTACAGCTCAGCACGGATGACGTGGAGCTTTATTACGAGGGCTTCTCCAACGCCACGTTGTGGCCGCTGTACCACGACGTCATCGCGCCGCCGGAGTTCCACCGCACCTGGTGGGACGCCTACCGCAAGGTCAACCAAAGGTTCGCCGACGCCGTCGTACGCTACGCGGACCATAAAGCGACTGTGTGGATCCAGGACTACCAGCTGCAGCTCGTGCCGCGGCTGGTGCGCGAAGCGCGGCCGGACCTCCGGATCGGGTTCTTCAACCACATCCCGTTCCCGCCGCCGGAAATCTTTGCGCAGCTGCCGTGGCGGCAGGCCATCATTGACGGCCTGCTCGGCGCCGACCTGGTGGGCTTCCAGCGGACCAGCGATGCCGGAAACTTCATGCGCTCGGCGCGGCGGTTCCTGGGAGCCAGCGTCAAGCAGCAGCAAGTGCACGTGAAAGGCCAGAACGGCGACATTACCCACATCGCCCGGGCGCAGGCCTTTCCGATCTCCATCGACGTCCAGCAGATCAGCGAGCTTGCCGCCAAGCCGGAGATCATCGAGCGTGCCCGGCAGATCCGCCAGGACCTGGGCAATCCCAAGACCATCCTGCTGGGCGTGGACCGCCTGGACTACACCAAGGGCATCCGGCACCGGTTGAAGGCGTTCGAAGAACTCCTGGCCGACGGCAAACTCTCCGTGGGCAACGCCACCCTGATCCAGGTGGCCTCCCCCAGCCGCGAGCGCGTCGAACAGTACCGGCTCCTGCGGGAGGAGGTGGAAGGCACCGTGGGCCACATCAACGGCACCTACGACACCATCGAAAACACTGCCGTCCGCTACCTGCACCACAGCTATCCGGTGGAGGAGATGGTGGCCCTTTACCTGGCCGCAGACGTCATGCTGGTCACGGCGCTGCGGGACGGCATGAACCTGGTGGCCAAGGAATACGTGACCGCCCGGACCAACAACGACGGCGCCCTGGTCCTGAGCGAATTCGCCGGCGCCGCTGACCAGCTCAAGCAGGCCCTGCTCATGAACCCGCACGACATCGATGGGCTTAAAGGTGCCATCATGCGTGCGGTGGACATGTCACCCCGGGATGCCGCCCGGCGAATGCGGGCCATGCGCAAGCAGATCCTCGAACACGACGTTGACCACTGGTCCGCCGATTTCCTGCATGCCCTGAACGAAAAGGTGGTCCGGGATGACTCCTGA